Proteins encoded together in one Kutzneria kofuensis window:
- a CDS encoding 2-oxoacid:ferredoxin oxidoreductase subunit beta, translating into MTTTDLGLPGLTGVPAFEGKQFAKDYKTDQDVRWCPGCGDYAILAAVQGFMPELGIRRENIVFVSGIGCSSRFPYYMNTYGMHSIHGRAPAIATGLATSREDLSVWVVTGDGDALSIGGNHLIHALRRNVNLKILLFNNRIYGLTKGQYSPTSEEGKVTKSTPMGSLDHPFNPVSLALGAEASFVGRALDSDRKQLTEVLRAAAEHRGSALVEIYQNCPIFNDGGTTRPVDPIVLRHGHPIRSETHSVVRNANGKLTVVDGCSDNAVIHDTDDLCHAFALSRLDTTVTGVFRAARRPTYDDLAREQVAHAMAARPADLAALLHGGSAWHVAA; encoded by the coding sequence ATGACCACGACCGATCTCGGCCTGCCGGGACTGACGGGTGTGCCGGCCTTCGAAGGCAAGCAATTCGCCAAGGACTACAAGACCGACCAGGACGTCCGCTGGTGCCCCGGCTGCGGGGACTACGCGATCCTCGCGGCGGTGCAGGGGTTCATGCCGGAGTTGGGGATCCGCCGCGAGAACATCGTGTTCGTGTCGGGCATCGGCTGCTCCAGCCGCTTCCCGTACTACATGAACACCTACGGCATGCACTCCATCCACGGCCGCGCCCCCGCCATCGCCACCGGCCTGGCGACCTCGCGGGAGGACCTGTCGGTCTGGGTCGTCACCGGCGACGGCGACGCCCTCTCGATCGGCGGCAACCACCTGATCCACGCGCTGCGCCGCAACGTCAACCTGAAGATCCTGCTGTTCAACAACCGGATCTACGGCCTGACCAAGGGCCAGTACTCGCCCACCTCGGAGGAGGGCAAGGTCACCAAGTCCACCCCGATGGGCTCGCTGGACCACCCCTTCAACCCGGTCTCCCTGGCCCTGGGCGCCGAGGCGTCGTTCGTCGGGCGGGCGCTGGACTCCGACCGCAAGCAGCTGACCGAGGTGCTGCGGGCCGCGGCCGAACACCGCGGCTCGGCCCTGGTCGAGATCTACCAGAACTGCCCCATCTTCAACGACGGCGGCACCACTCGACCAGTCGACCCGATCGTCCTCCGCCACGGCCACCCCATCCGATCCGAGACACACTCGGTTGTTCGCAACGCCAACGGAAAGCTGACCGTCGTCGACGGCTGCTCCGACAACGCCGTCATCCACGACACGGACGACCTCTGCCACGCCTTCGCACTGTCCCGTTTGGACACCACGGTGACCGGTGTGTTCCGCGCCGCGCGACGGCCTACCTACGACGACCTTGCGCGCGAACAGGTCGCGCACGCCATGGCCGCCCGGCCGGCCGACCTCGCTGCACTGCTGCACGGCGGCAGCGCCTGGCACGTCGCGGCGTGA
- a CDS encoding terpene synthase family protein, with product MTICDTTLLWCPIPPGIHPNWRQWERDTVAWLESFALEDEQREKKRLQAIIAGELAGRTILSCDDPPGAQFSTDSLMWLFAFDDAYCDEGRYSHDPAAMAMLVAEMGRIAETGRTVSTSPLARALAELRSRLDVLASPAQTARWVHAMKGYLGYQVWEAAFRHTGTIPTLDEYAVARIRNGSMEVCAMTLDIAEGYEVPAAEIDRPDVRALTEMACSLVGWDNDIASYYKEHERSGDRINLVDVIADQKGSTPAEALPSAIALRDAVLARYLELRDEIEPHVGSLTWRYIGGLSAWIRGNLDWSANTARYRRPDCPTVAVTSSREYATGDCPQPPGIAWWWTADPTQPAAA from the coding sequence GTGACCATCTGCGACACAACCCTTCTCTGGTGCCCGATTCCGCCGGGAATCCACCCGAACTGGCGGCAGTGGGAGCGCGACACCGTCGCCTGGCTGGAAAGCTTCGCGCTCGAGGACGAGCAGCGGGAGAAGAAGCGGCTGCAGGCCATCATCGCCGGCGAGCTGGCCGGCCGTACCATCCTCAGCTGCGACGACCCGCCCGGAGCCCAGTTCTCCACCGACAGCCTGATGTGGCTGTTCGCGTTCGACGACGCGTACTGCGACGAGGGCCGCTACAGCCACGACCCCGCGGCCATGGCCATGCTCGTCGCCGAGATGGGCCGCATCGCCGAAACCGGCCGGACCGTGTCGACGAGCCCCCTTGCTCGTGCTCTGGCCGAGCTTCGGTCTCGTCTCGATGTCCTGGCCAGTCCCGCCCAGACCGCGCGGTGGGTGCACGCCATGAAGGGCTACCTCGGCTACCAGGTGTGGGAGGCCGCTTTCCGGCACACCGGCACGATTCCCACCCTCGACGAGTACGCCGTCGCCCGGATTCGCAACGGCAGCATGGAAGTCTGCGCCATGACCCTCGACATCGCCGAGGGCTACGAGGTTCCCGCCGCCGAGATCGACCGCCCCGACGTCCGCGCCCTCACCGAGATGGCCTGCTCGCTCGTCGGGTGGGACAACGACATCGCCTCGTACTACAAGGAACACGAGCGCAGCGGCGACCGGATCAACCTCGTCGACGTGATCGCCGACCAGAAGGGCTCGACCCCCGCCGAGGCCCTGCCGTCCGCCATCGCCCTGCGCGACGCCGTGCTGGCCCGCTACCTCGAACTCCGCGACGAGATCGAACCGCACGTGGGTTCCTTGACCTGGCGCTACATCGGCGGTCTGTCGGCGTGGATCCGCGGCAACCTCGACTGGAGCGCCAACACCGCTCGGTACCGTCGGCCCGACTGCCCCACCGTCGCCGTCACCTCCTCGCGTGAGTACGCGACCGGCGACTGCCCCCAGCCTCCCGGCATCGCCTGGTGGTGGACCGCCGACCCGACCCAGCCCGCAGCGGCGTGA
- a CDS encoding ATP-binding protein translates to MTTFVGRGNELNQACHLLGAVRLLTLIGPAGVGKTRLAQHVAAKAGSAFDDGVVFVELEALTDAGLLPQVAAAELGLRDVSVAPMPQLLSFLRNRSMLIVLDNCEHMAAACREFVNAVLETAPEVRVLATSRHVLGVSGEQLLPVRPLSVPKRAADTTDDAITLFTDRATCALPHFRLDDDNWDTVLGICSRLDGIPLAIELVVPWLRVLSTHDVLSRLDDTFTLITAEAAARPSRQQTLIAAVDWSYALCAPDEQILWARASVFSGGFTVEAVVQVCADERIPASAVLRLLGGLVDKSVLIRDEVDGVTRLRMLYTIRQYGLQLLAESGDERRIRGRHLDYMLQLAERCAGEWLGPNQVELAAVTRREHNNLRSALDFALGDPQRRIVGARLATALQFYWLDCGFIGEGRRWLDRVLELDDLPVHTRQNALWINSYAATALGELPTGRRLGEQAVAIARDTGDPLMMANALLAYGGSAFVGGELERGQEVYHQCVDHYAKAGVIDCQAILAHAALGMSAAFAGNHDRAVAAAEKAIELADAHGERWTRSYAHYAVAVATWKMGRTAEAARHAMTGIRIKDQFNDLLGLSLLVELMAWIAGSAGAMPQAAEVLGIASSLWRHTGGEVFLASDNWALPHRRCEQAARAALGDERYESIHARGAASAATVDDAVVQTLRVATDLAAAHAAAPTVLTSREIEVAELAAAGASNKEIAARLVISTRTAEKHLANILKKLGFTSRAQLAAWVADRRGAPNRQRGSTP, encoded by the coding sequence GTGACCACCTTCGTTGGCCGGGGCAACGAACTGAACCAGGCATGCCACCTGTTGGGGGCGGTGCGGCTGCTGACGCTGATCGGGCCGGCCGGCGTCGGCAAGACGCGGCTGGCGCAGCACGTGGCGGCGAAGGCGGGCAGTGCCTTTGACGACGGGGTGGTCTTCGTCGAATTGGAGGCGCTGACGGACGCGGGGCTGTTACCGCAGGTGGCGGCGGCGGAACTGGGATTACGGGACGTGTCGGTGGCGCCGATGCCACAGTTGTTGTCCTTTCTACGAAATCGGTCGATGTTGATCGTGCTGGACAACTGCGAGCACATGGCCGCGGCCTGCCGGGAATTCGTGAATGCGGTGCTGGAGACGGCGCCGGAGGTCAGGGTGCTGGCGACAAGCCGGCACGTGCTGGGCGTTAGTGGCGAACAACTGCTGCCGGTGCGGCCGCTGTCGGTGCCGAAGCGGGCGGCGGACACCACCGACGACGCGATCACGCTGTTCACGGATCGGGCCACGTGTGCGCTGCCGCACTTCCGGCTGGACGACGACAACTGGGACACGGTGCTGGGCATCTGCTCGCGACTCGACGGCATACCGCTGGCGATCGAACTGGTGGTGCCCTGGCTCCGGGTGCTCTCGACCCACGACGTCCTGAGCCGGCTCGACGACACGTTCACGCTGATCACGGCGGAAGCGGCGGCGAGACCGTCGCGGCAGCAGACGCTGATCGCGGCGGTGGACTGGAGTTACGCGCTGTGCGCCCCGGACGAGCAGATCCTCTGGGCGCGGGCGTCGGTGTTCAGCGGCGGATTCACGGTCGAAGCGGTCGTGCAGGTGTGCGCGGACGAGCGGATCCCGGCGTCGGCGGTGCTGAGGCTGCTGGGCGGCCTGGTGGACAAGTCGGTGCTCATCCGGGACGAGGTCGACGGCGTGACCCGGCTCCGCATGCTGTACACGATCCGCCAGTACGGCCTGCAGCTGCTGGCGGAATCGGGCGACGAGCGACGGATCCGCGGCCGCCACCTCGACTACATGCTGCAGCTGGCGGAACGCTGCGCGGGGGAGTGGCTCGGCCCGAACCAGGTGGAGCTGGCGGCGGTGACCCGCCGTGAGCACAACAACCTCCGCTCGGCGTTGGACTTCGCCCTCGGCGACCCGCAACGACGGATTGTCGGCGCGCGGCTGGCCACGGCCCTGCAGTTCTACTGGCTGGACTGCGGCTTCATCGGCGAGGGCCGCCGCTGGCTGGACCGCGTGCTCGAACTCGACGACCTGCCCGTCCACACGAGGCAGAACGCGCTGTGGATCAACTCGTACGCCGCCACGGCGCTCGGCGAGCTCCCGACCGGGAGGCGCCTCGGCGAGCAGGCGGTGGCGATCGCGCGGGACACCGGCGACCCGCTGATGATGGCCAACGCGCTGCTGGCCTACGGGGGATCGGCATTCGTCGGCGGCGAGCTCGAACGAGGCCAGGAGGTCTACCACCAGTGCGTCGACCACTACGCGAAAGCGGGAGTGATCGACTGCCAGGCCATCCTCGCCCACGCGGCCCTGGGCATGAGCGCGGCCTTCGCCGGCAACCACGACCGGGCGGTGGCGGCGGCCGAGAAGGCGATCGAACTCGCCGACGCGCACGGCGAGCGGTGGACCCGTTCGTACGCGCACTACGCGGTGGCGGTGGCCACCTGGAAGATGGGCCGCACGGCGGAGGCGGCCCGGCACGCGATGACGGGCATCCGGATCAAGGACCAGTTCAACGACCTGCTCGGGCTGTCCCTGCTGGTGGAGCTGATGGCGTGGATCGCGGGCTCCGCCGGCGCGATGCCGCAGGCGGCGGAGGTGCTCGGCATCGCGAGCTCGCTGTGGCGGCACACCGGCGGCGAGGTGTTCCTCGCGTCCGACAACTGGGCGCTGCCGCACCGGCGCTGCGAGCAGGCGGCGCGAGCGGCGCTGGGCGACGAGCGGTACGAGTCGATCCACGCCAGGGGCGCGGCGAGCGCCGCCACCGTCGATGACGCCGTGGTGCAGACGCTCAGGGTCGCGACGGACCTGGCCGCCGCCCACGCGGCCGCGCCGACGGTGTTGACCAGCCGGGAGATCGAGGTCGCCGAGCTGGCCGCCGCCGGCGCGTCCAACAAGGAGATCGCCGCCCGGCTGGTGATCTCCACCCGGACCGCCGAGAAACACCTGGCCAACATCCTCAAGAAGCTCGGCTTCACCTCCCGGGCGCAGCTCGCGGCCTGGGTCGCCGACCGCCGCGGTGCGCCGAACCGCCAGCGTGGGAGCACGCCGTGA
- a CDS encoding ATP-binding protein, which produces MSSQLTTFVGRDTELAEARRLLATARLLTLVGPAGVGKTRIAQRIARESAPDFADGVVVIELDALSDPDLLPQVAAVELGLRDVPAEPTAQLLSFLRAKTMLIVLDNCEHMVAACREFLTAVLAVAPAVRFLTTSRHVLGIGGEQLLPIRPLSVPDRYVADQTDDAVALFADRATFALPHFTVNEDNCDTVLGICSRLDGIPLAIELVVPWLRVMSASDVLTRLDDTFALLTAEAAARPSRQQTLIAAVDWSFALCAPDEQTLWARASVFTGGFTVEAAAAVCTDERIPASALLRLLGGLVDKSVLVRDEVGGVTRLRMLYTIRHYGLRLLEKSGDERRFRRRHLDHFRQLVDRIGREWCGPDQIELLAQMRREHNNLRAALEFGLGDPVRKFVGARLATGMYFYWLCGFLGESRRWLDRVLALELLPDAVRQDALWINSYAATALGELPEGRRFAEQAAGIADRTGDPLMAANAMLITGGSAFIRGEFELGDTYYERSAEFYRHAEVIDCRIVLAYASMAMVAATGGDLVRAEARAAEAIEIAEARGERWANSYAHYAVALANWRVGRHAEAARHAMTSLRLKSEFNDLLGLAVLCETVAWIATSACSAQQAAEALGVASMVWRHMGSELVVTSDNWRVPRSQCEEVARSALGDERYGTAYAGGTAIGANLDDAVEHLLTVCATVVAAAAGHVPTTLTGRELEVAELVAVGASNKEIAARLVISIRTAEKHLANIMKKLGFTSRAQLAAWVVDRRVS; this is translated from the coding sequence GTGAGCAGCCAGCTGACCACCTTCGTCGGCCGGGACACCGAACTCGCGGAAGCCCGTCGCCTCCTCGCCACGGCTCGGCTGCTCACCCTGGTCGGCCCGGCCGGTGTCGGCAAGACCCGCATCGCGCAGCGGATCGCGCGGGAGTCGGCCCCCGACTTCGCCGACGGCGTGGTGGTCATCGAGCTGGACGCGCTGAGCGACCCGGATCTGCTGCCGCAGGTCGCGGCGGTCGAGCTCGGCCTGCGTGACGTGCCGGCCGAACCCACCGCGCAGCTGTTGTCCTTCCTCCGCGCCAAAACCATGCTCATCGTGCTCGACAACTGCGAGCACATGGTCGCCGCCTGCCGCGAGTTCTTGACGGCCGTGCTCGCGGTGGCGCCCGCGGTCCGGTTCCTCACCACCAGCCGGCACGTCCTCGGCATCGGCGGCGAGCAACTCCTCCCGATCCGGCCGCTGTCGGTGCCCGACCGCTACGTGGCCGACCAGACCGACGACGCCGTCGCCCTGTTCGCCGACCGGGCCACGTTCGCCTTGCCGCACTTCACCGTCAACGAGGACAACTGCGACACCGTGCTCGGCATCTGCTCGCGGCTGGACGGCATCCCGCTGGCGATCGAGCTGGTCGTGCCCTGGTTGCGCGTGATGTCCGCCAGCGATGTCCTCACCCGGCTCGACGACACGTTCGCCCTGCTGACGGCCGAGGCCGCGGCCCGGCCGTCACGGCAGCAGACGTTGATCGCCGCGGTCGACTGGAGCTTCGCGCTGTGCGCCCCCGACGAGCAGACGCTGTGGGCGCGGGCGTCGGTGTTCACCGGCGGGTTCACCGTCGAGGCCGCCGCCGCGGTGTGCACCGACGAGCGGATTCCCGCATCGGCGCTGCTGAGGCTGCTTGGTGGCCTGGTCGACAAGTCCGTGCTGGTACGGGACGAGGTCGGCGGCGTGACCCGGCTCCGCATGCTCTACACGATCCGCCACTACGGGCTCCGGCTGCTGGAGAAGTCGGGCGACGAGCGGCGGTTCCGCCGCCGGCACCTCGACCACTTCCGGCAGTTGGTCGACCGCATCGGCCGGGAATGGTGCGGCCCCGACCAGATCGAGCTGCTCGCGCAGATGCGCCGTGAGCACAACAACCTGCGCGCCGCACTGGAGTTCGGTCTCGGCGATCCGGTGCGGAAGTTCGTCGGCGCCCGGCTGGCGACCGGGATGTACTTCTACTGGCTCTGCGGGTTCCTGGGCGAGTCGAGGCGCTGGCTCGATCGGGTGCTGGCCCTCGAACTCCTGCCCGACGCCGTTCGCCAGGACGCGCTGTGGATCAACTCCTACGCCGCGACGGCGCTCGGCGAACTGCCGGAGGGCAGGCGTTTCGCCGAGCAGGCCGCCGGGATCGCCGACCGGACGGGCGATCCGCTGATGGCGGCCAACGCGATGCTGATCACGGGCGGTTCGGCGTTCATCCGCGGCGAGTTCGAACTCGGGGACACGTACTACGAGCGGTCGGCCGAGTTCTACCGGCACGCCGAGGTGATCGACTGCCGGATCGTGTTGGCCTACGCGTCGATGGCGATGGTGGCGGCGACCGGCGGCGACCTGGTCCGGGCCGAGGCACGCGCGGCCGAGGCGATCGAGATCGCGGAGGCACGGGGCGAGCGGTGGGCGAACTCGTACGCGCACTACGCGGTCGCCCTGGCCAACTGGCGGGTGGGCCGGCACGCGGAGGCGGCCCGGCACGCGATGACCAGCCTCCGGCTCAAGTCGGAGTTCAACGACCTGCTCGGGCTCGCCGTGCTGTGCGAGACGGTGGCGTGGATCGCGACTTCCGCCTGTTCCGCGCAGCAGGCCGCCGAAGCGCTGGGCGTCGCGAGCATGGTGTGGCGGCACATGGGCAGCGAACTCGTCGTCACGTCCGACAACTGGCGCGTGCCGCGCAGCCAGTGCGAGGAGGTGGCGCGGTCGGCGTTGGGGGACGAGCGATACGGCACGGCGTACGCGGGAGGCACGGCGATCGGCGCCAACCTCGACGACGCCGTCGAGCACCTGTTGACGGTGTGCGCCACCGTCGTGGCGGCGGCAGCCGGCCATGTCCCGACCACCCTGACCGGCCGGGAGCTCGAAGTCGCCGAGTTGGTCGCGGTGGGGGCGTCCAACAAGGAGATCGCGGCGCGCCTGGTGATCTCCATCCGCACGGCGGAGAAGCACCTGGCGAACATCATGAAGAAGCTCGGTTTCACCTCCCGCGCACAGCTCGCGGCCTGGGTCGTCGACCGCCGGGTGTCCTAG
- a CDS encoding IclR family transcriptional regulator: MPRSIGKALLVFAALREAGTPMRLTELSVRTGIAKSTTHRMLWALTSAGLVTRVGSHYQPARFSSTTTPKSGAHYDALRRLAPFLGDLLVRTGMTASLAVLDGTEVEFAHRVYGHRHVWGPSDDTGRVAAHLSAAGRLLLAYDETAARGVIRLAGLGIREAAELGGDLMRIRQRGFAELTGPHGGTCLAVPLRLPRPPAIALVVEGANGQADRARALLWLRRVSDAALREVCWAA, encoded by the coding sequence TTGCCACGATCGATCGGGAAGGCCCTGTTGGTTTTCGCCGCGCTGCGCGAGGCCGGCACGCCGATGCGGCTGACGGAGCTGAGCGTTCGCACCGGGATCGCGAAGTCGACCACCCACCGCATGCTGTGGGCCCTGACCTCGGCCGGCCTGGTCACACGGGTCGGCAGCCACTACCAGCCGGCCCGGTTCTCCTCGACGACGACGCCGAAGTCCGGCGCGCACTACGACGCGCTACGCCGGCTGGCGCCGTTCCTGGGCGATCTCCTGGTGCGTACCGGCATGACCGCGAGCCTCGCGGTGCTCGACGGGACGGAGGTGGAGTTCGCGCACCGCGTCTACGGCCACCGCCACGTGTGGGGCCCGAGCGACGACACGGGCCGGGTCGCCGCCCACCTGTCGGCCGCCGGGCGGCTGCTGCTCGCGTACGACGAAACCGCGGCGCGCGGCGTGATCCGGCTGGCCGGTCTCGGCATCCGCGAGGCCGCCGAGCTCGGCGGCGACCTGATGCGGATCCGGCAGCGCGGGTTCGCGGAACTGACCGGCCCGCACGGCGGCACGTGCCTGGCCGTGCCGCTGCGGCTGCCGAGGCCGCCGGCGATCGCGCTGGTGGTCGAGGGCGCGAACGGACAGGCGGACCGGGCACGAGCCCTGCTCTGGCTGCGCAGGGTGTCGGACGCCGCGTTGCGTGAAGTGTGTTGGGCGGCCTAG
- a CDS encoding cytochrome P450 codes for MSKPEPKTSRVPSAPSAWALVGHAPSLMRDPAGFLAACRDSGHDLVELRLGPRRALLLCKAAVVNRVLAEQAEDYGKGGPFWDAMRPILGNGVGTCDGDEHKRARRLLRPAFNRAAVNGYSEMIDDSASVLAESWRPGQPVRVAAEMMAFTSRITVRALLPTIDEAEVERFVRMMPILTEGAFYQLVLPSFAQLLPTAHNRLYQKTRAEARDAVARLVKQARAVDEQAGQCPAHQGHGLLASAIVTGRQEELPPFTDEELADQVMTVLFAGIETSANVLSWALCLLASHPETADRIAEDTEGEVVHRVIAETMRLYPPGWIFSRNSTRPVELSGHHLPAGTDFIISPFLLHREPRVFDRPEQFDPDRWRDMDPDVKRSYLPFGLGPRRCLGELLANAEMVAALTTLCRRWRFSLPEGRTVVPRFRSVLIPHGLELDVHPR; via the coding sequence GTGTCGAAGCCCGAGCCGAAAACGTCGCGAGTGCCGTCGGCGCCGTCGGCATGGGCCCTCGTCGGCCATGCGCCGAGCCTGATGCGGGACCCGGCGGGCTTCCTGGCGGCGTGCCGGGACAGCGGGCACGACCTGGTGGAGCTGCGGCTCGGCCCGCGGCGGGCGCTGCTGCTGTGCAAGGCGGCGGTGGTCAACCGGGTGCTGGCCGAGCAGGCCGAGGACTACGGCAAGGGCGGCCCGTTCTGGGACGCGATGCGGCCCATTCTCGGCAACGGCGTCGGCACCTGCGACGGCGACGAGCACAAGCGGGCCCGTCGATTGCTGCGGCCGGCGTTCAACCGCGCCGCGGTCAACGGTTACAGTGAAATGATCGACGATTCGGCCAGTGTGCTGGCCGAATCGTGGCGGCCGGGACAACCGGTGCGGGTGGCCGCGGAAATGATGGCATTCACCTCCCGGATCACCGTTCGCGCGCTGCTGCCCACCATTGACGAGGCGGAAGTCGAACGATTCGTGCGGATGATGCCCATTCTCACCGAGGGCGCCTTCTATCAGCTCGTGCTGCCGTCATTCGCGCAGTTGCTGCCGACCGCGCACAACCGTCTCTACCAGAAGACGCGGGCCGAGGCGCGTGATGCCGTCGCACGGCTGGTGAAGCAGGCCCGCGCCGTGGACGAACAGGCTGGCCAGTGCCCCGCGCACCAGGGCCACGGCCTGCTGGCGTCGGCGATCGTGACCGGGCGGCAGGAGGAGTTGCCCCCGTTCACCGACGAGGAACTGGCCGACCAGGTGATGACGGTGCTGTTCGCCGGCATCGAGACCAGCGCGAACGTGCTGTCGTGGGCGTTGTGCCTGCTGGCCTCGCATCCGGAGACCGCCGACCGGATCGCCGAGGACACCGAGGGCGAGGTGGTGCACCGGGTGATCGCCGAGACGATGCGGTTGTACCCGCCGGGTTGGATCTTCAGCCGGAACTCGACGCGGCCGGTGGAGCTGTCCGGCCACCACCTGCCGGCCGGCACCGACTTCATCATCAGCCCCTTCCTGTTGCACCGGGAACCGCGGGTCTTCGACCGTCCCGAGCAGTTCGACCCGGACCGCTGGCGCGACATGGATCCCGACGTGAAGCGCAGCTACCTGCCGTTCGGTCTCGGCCCGCGGCGGTGCCTCGGCGAGTTGCTCGCCAACGCCGAGATGGTGGCGGCGCTGACCACCCTGTGCCGGCGGTGGCGATTCAGCCTTCCCGAGGGCCGCACGGTTGTGCCGCGCTTCCGCAGCGTCCTCATCCCGCACGGTCTCGAACTGGACGTGCACCCCAGGTGA
- a CDS encoding dolichyl-phosphate-mannose--protein mannosyltransferase — MGTIDGVVDVGELPPATQPSTAGPLDRLAVWRPTDTLRGWLVTITVTLVGGLVRFWHLGSPTDRGYPVFDEKYYAPEAWQMLRNGGYEDDVGEKYAFIVHPPVGKYLISIGEWLFGYDGWGWRFSSAVAGAVCVFLIVRIGRRLTRSTMLGALAGVFLICDGVSHVQSRTALLDIFVALFVVIAFGCLLVDRDQVRNRLAVAVGEGWAEESPWGPRLGFRWWRFAAGISLGLACGVKWNGIYYIVAFGLLSVIWDATARRAAGVDRPWVGALVRDVLPALWSLVVIPVAVYFAMWWGWFGSETGVDRHTYASVFQSFLGYEADVLHFHETLLSSNHHHYWESKPWTWPMGLRPMLYYIEQSPSPYAAGCGASQCVSAEMLVGTPAMWWLAFPMIGWSLWRALVRFDWRHAAVMVGYMAGLLPWFISIDRQMFFFYVTPMAPFLVLGLVLACGDILGRAKAGAERRGTGLLLVAIYTGLVVADFVWLWPILNGVPISNAQWQAELWLPSWR, encoded by the coding sequence ATGGGGACGATCGACGGCGTTGTGGACGTCGGGGAACTGCCGCCGGCGACGCAGCCGTCCACCGCCGGGCCGCTGGACCGGCTGGCCGTCTGGCGGCCGACCGACACCCTTCGCGGCTGGCTCGTCACCATCACCGTCACCCTGGTCGGCGGCCTGGTCCGGTTCTGGCATCTCGGCTCGCCGACCGACCGCGGCTATCCCGTCTTCGACGAGAAGTACTACGCGCCGGAAGCGTGGCAGATGCTGCGCAACGGCGGCTACGAGGACGACGTCGGCGAGAAGTACGCGTTCATCGTCCACCCGCCGGTCGGCAAGTACCTCATCTCCATCGGCGAATGGCTGTTCGGCTACGACGGCTGGGGCTGGCGGTTCTCCTCGGCGGTCGCCGGCGCCGTGTGCGTCTTCCTCATCGTCCGAATCGGACGGCGGCTGACCCGGTCGACGATGCTCGGCGCGCTGGCCGGCGTGTTCCTGATCTGTGACGGCGTGAGCCACGTCCAGTCCCGGACAGCGTTGCTCGACATCTTCGTCGCCCTGTTCGTCGTGATCGCCTTCGGCTGCCTGCTCGTCGACCGCGACCAGGTACGGAATCGGCTGGCGGTGGCGGTCGGCGAGGGCTGGGCGGAGGAATCTCCGTGGGGCCCGCGTCTGGGCTTTCGGTGGTGGCGCTTCGCCGCCGGCATCTCGCTGGGGTTGGCCTGCGGGGTCAAGTGGAACGGCATCTACTACATCGTCGCCTTCGGCCTGCTGTCGGTGATCTGGGACGCGACGGCCCGGCGCGCCGCCGGGGTGGACCGCCCGTGGGTGGGGGCGTTGGTCCGGGACGTGCTGCCGGCGCTGTGGTCGCTCGTGGTGATTCCGGTGGCGGTGTACTTCGCCATGTGGTGGGGCTGGTTCGGCAGCGAGACCGGCGTCGACCGGCACACGTACGCCTCCGTCTTCCAGTCGTTCCTCGGCTACGAGGCCGACGTGCTGCATTTCCACGAGACCCTGCTCAGCAGCAATCACCACCACTACTGGGAATCGAAGCCGTGGACCTGGCCGATGGGGTTGCGGCCGATGCTGTACTACATCGAGCAGAGCCCCAGCCCGTACGCCGCCGGGTGCGGCGCGAGCCAGTGCGTGAGCGCGGAGATGCTGGTCGGCACGCCGGCGATGTGGTGGCTGGCGTTCCCGATGATCGGCTGGTCGCTGTGGCGGGCCCTGGTCAGGTTCGACTGGCGCCACGCCGCCGTCATGGTCGGCTACATGGCCGGCCTGCTGCCCTGGTTCATCAGCATCGACCGGCAGATGTTCTTCTTCTACGTCACCCCGATGGCGCCGTTCCTGGTGCTGGGCCTGGTGTTGGCGTGCGGCGACATCCTCGGCCGCGCGAAGGCCGGCGCCGAACGCCGCGGCACGGGACTGCTCTTGGTGGCCATCTACACGGGCCTGGTGGTGGCCGACTTCGTCTGGCTGTGGCCGATCCTCAACGGCGTCCCGATCAGCAACGCCCAGTGGCAGGCCGAACTCTGGCTGCCGAGCTGGCGCTGA